One region of Cobetia sp. cqz5-12 genomic DNA includes:
- a CDS encoding pyridoxamine 5'-phosphate oxidase family protein, translated as MSSPEHKQKIWKLIKDVKVGMLVTQGDGMPHARPMHLVQDDYDGTLWFFTRASAEKVFEARKDSEVCLSFSDQDDGVYVSLSGHANLHRDQGLIDKFWNPFVAAWFPEGKDDPDVTLLEIKVQSGEHWKAKESKAYQLYEIARANLDKDHTPDMGENEKFGTV; from the coding sequence ATGTCGAGCCCGGAGCACAAGCAGAAGATCTGGAAGCTGATCAAGGATGTGAAGGTCGGCATGTTGGTGACGCAAGGCGACGGCATGCCCCACGCCCGCCCGATGCATCTAGTACAGGATGACTACGATGGCACCCTGTGGTTCTTCACCCGCGCCAGCGCAGAGAAGGTGTTTGAAGCCAGGAAGGACAGCGAGGTCTGCCTGAGCTTTTCCGATCAGGATGATGGCGTCTACGTGTCGCTGAGCGGTCATGCCAACCTGCACCGCGACCAGGGCCTGATCGACAAGTTCTGGAATCCGTTCGTGGCCGCCTGGTTCCCGGAAGGCAAGGATGACCCCGATGTCACCCTGCTGGAGATCAAGGTGCAATCCGGCGAACACTGGAAGGCCAAGGAGAGTAAGGCGTATCAACTCTATGAGATTGCGCGCGCCAACCTCGACAAGGACCACACCCCGGACATGGGCGAGAACGAGAAATTCGGCACGGTGTAA
- a CDS encoding response regulator has translation MHRLLIADDHPLFRDAISRTLSLAVADGSTPEYELLQAASLAQALSLIESHADSLDLLLLDLDLPDSHGLEGLARLRAEADWLPVAILSAHEARETVLEALALGAVGYLSKSSPADVLREALARMLAGEVYVPAQLMRAAPRAAPLSASSASASSVPVPPPAPQPAPSLSEAEFARRWQTLTTKQRGVLERMVLGESNKMIAWQLGVAETTVKSHVSAILHKLGVASRVQAILLASHALPAMSGPSETSAAPRRETPRSSAHE, from the coding sequence ATGCACCGTCTGCTGATCGCGGATGACCATCCGCTGTTCCGTGATGCCATCAGTCGCACCCTGAGTCTGGCCGTCGCTGACGGCTCTACGCCAGAATACGAGCTGCTGCAGGCCGCCAGCCTCGCTCAGGCCCTCAGTCTCATCGAGTCACACGCTGATAGCCTCGACCTGCTGCTGCTGGATCTCGACCTGCCCGACAGCCACGGACTGGAAGGACTGGCACGCCTGCGTGCGGAAGCGGACTGGCTGCCGGTGGCGATTCTCTCCGCCCACGAGGCGCGCGAGACGGTACTCGAGGCACTGGCGCTGGGCGCAGTGGGGTATCTGTCCAAGTCGAGCCCGGCAGACGTCCTGCGCGAGGCCCTCGCGCGCATGCTGGCCGGGGAGGTCTATGTGCCTGCCCAGCTGATGCGCGCTGCGCCACGTGCAGCGCCGCTCTCGGCATCCTCTGCATCAGCATCATCGGTACCAGTGCCACCGCCAGCGCCTCAACCGGCGCCGAGCCTCAGCGAGGCGGAATTCGCGCGGCGCTGGCAGACCCTCACCACCAAGCAGCGCGGCGTGCTGGAGCGCATGGTGCTGGGCGAGTCCAACAAGATGATCGCCTGGCAGCTGGGCGTGGCGGAGACCACCGTCAAGTCACATGTCTCCGCTATCCTGCACAAGCTGGGGGTCGCCAGCCGGGTGCAGGCGATCCTGCTGGCCAGCCACGCCCTGCCTGCCATGTCAGGCCCGAGTGAGACCTCCGCCGCCCCACGACGCGAAACGCCCCGATCCAGCGCTCATGAATGA
- a CDS encoding CreA family protein: protein MTRLRRLSPRAALLGVMASGLLLAGCDDNEVGDVSLGLFTTKDIKIESLIDPKVPGVTCHLSNIEADLDFSDPSDMSIACRQTGPITAEMIADIDTSKSGEEVYRKSKSVLLKSLKIRRILDRDSQSLLYIAYSTKETSGSFKHALSSVPLWGSDAWQAPAAQ, encoded by the coding sequence ATGACTCGACTGCGTCGCCTATCCCCTCGTGCTGCCCTGCTGGGTGTGATGGCCTCAGGCCTGCTGCTGGCCGGCTGTGATGACAACGAGGTCGGGGATGTCTCGCTGGGCCTGTTCACCACCAAGGACATCAAGATCGAGAGCCTGATCGACCCCAAGGTGCCGGGCGTGACCTGCCACCTGAGCAACATCGAGGCGGACCTCGACTTCTCCGATCCCTCCGACATGAGCATCGCCTGCCGCCAGACCGGCCCGATCACGGCGGAGATGATCGCCGACATCGACACTTCCAAGAGTGGCGAGGAGGTCTATCGCAAATCCAAGAGCGTGCTGCTCAAGAGCCTCAAGATCCGGCGCATTCTGGATCGCGACTCCCAGAGCCTGCTCTACATCGCCTACAGCACCAAGGAAACCAGCGGCAGCTTCAAGCATGCGCTGAGCAGCGTGCCGCTGTGGGGCAGCGACGCCTGGCAGGCACCGGCAGCGCAGTGA
- a CDS encoding DOPA 4,5-dioxygenase family protein: MTSHISYYHAHLYYADEQGLAAARELADQAERQFPLRVGRFHEKQVGPHPLWSCQLSFAPEDFGRIIPWLALNRGSLDIFVHVGTGDDFFDHTQGVMWLGNSHPLNLAAFNKD, translated from the coding sequence ATGACAAGCCACATCAGCTACTACCATGCACATCTCTACTACGCCGATGAGCAGGGGTTAGCCGCCGCTCGCGAGCTGGCGGACCAGGCCGAACGGCAGTTTCCGCTGCGGGTCGGTCGCTTCCATGAGAAGCAAGTGGGCCCGCACCCACTGTGGAGCTGCCAGCTGTCATTTGCCCCGGAAGACTTCGGCCGCATCATCCCGTGGCTGGCGCTCAATCGCGGCTCACTGGATATCTTCGTTCATGTCGGCACCGGCGATGACTTCTTCGATCACACCCAGGGCGTGATGTGGCTGGGCAACTCGCATCCGCTGAATCTGGCAGCCTTCAACAAGGATTGA
- a CDS encoding sulfite exporter TauE/SafE family protein, translating into MTDLLDSLLTLPDYSALAWSAIIFSTYLTGISKGGFAGGFGSLSVPLMALAIGPLEAAGILLPLLIVMDFLSARAWWGKQLWSEVRIILPSAAIGIAVGVVLFDELDENMIRGLLGVISLLFAAYMLFKPTARKPLPRWLAVPAGATAGFTSFFAHAGAPPYNLYMIPRQHPKETFIATTVIIFAGMNLMKLGPYVALGEINLTSLSTSLLLVPVAWAGVRSGLWLQSRVNETLFFRLIILAMALVGVQLIYKAWG; encoded by the coding sequence GTGACCGATCTTCTCGACTCCCTGCTGACACTGCCTGATTACTCCGCGCTGGCATGGAGCGCGATCATCTTCTCCACCTACCTGACCGGCATCTCCAAGGGTGGCTTCGCCGGCGGGTTCGGGTCACTCTCGGTCCCGCTGATGGCGCTGGCCATCGGGCCGCTGGAAGCCGCCGGTATCCTGCTGCCGCTGCTGATCGTGATGGACTTTCTCAGTGCCCGTGCCTGGTGGGGCAAGCAGCTGTGGTCGGAGGTGCGCATCATCCTGCCCAGCGCCGCCATCGGCATCGCGGTGGGCGTGGTGCTGTTCGATGAGCTGGACGAGAACATGATTCGCGGCCTGCTGGGCGTCATCTCGCTGCTGTTCGCCGCCTACATGCTGTTCAAACCGACAGCCAGGAAGCCGCTGCCGCGCTGGCTGGCCGTTCCTGCCGGGGCCACCGCCGGTTTCACCAGCTTCTTCGCTCACGCCGGCGCCCCGCCCTACAACCTGTACATGATTCCGCGCCAGCACCCCAAGGAGACCTTCATCGCCACCACGGTGATCATCTTCGCGGGCATGAACCTGATGAAACTGGGCCCTTACGTGGCGCTGGGCGAGATCAACCTCACCAGCCTCTCCACCTCGCTGCTGCTGGTGCCGGTGGCCTGGGCAGGCGTCAGAAGTGGTCTGTGGCTGCAATCCCGCGTCAACGAGACGCTGTTCTTCCGCCTGATCATCCTCGCGATGGCGCTGGTGGGCGTGCAGCTGATCTACAAGGCCTGGGGCTAG
- a CDS encoding succinylglutamate desuccinylase/aspartoacylase family protein: MSRAPFEISGTRIAPGTRAQVDVPVAKLYTHAPLHIPVEVVHGRQPGPVLLVCGAIHGDEINGVEIVRRLLKSSSLSRLRGTLIAVPIVNVFGFVQHTRYLPDRRDLNRCFPGSESGSLGSRVAALFREQIADQATHIIDLHTGAIHRTNLPQIRATMSGSDATRQMADAFGAPVLLNAELREGSLRAYASERGVPVITYEAGEALRFDEWAIRPGVSGVKRVMRAIGMLAKDRDRKPSSRAVEMSNGSSWARASIDGIVQSRVGLGDRVEKHQVLGIVADPFGNSESEVLSPADGIIIGMANLPLANEGEALYHVARFHAIDDAESAVDNFQQLFVPDSI; the protein is encoded by the coding sequence ATGTCACGCGCTCCATTTGAAATCAGCGGTACCCGCATCGCGCCGGGAACGCGGGCCCAGGTCGATGTGCCTGTCGCCAAGCTCTACACTCATGCGCCGCTGCATATCCCCGTCGAGGTGGTGCATGGCCGTCAGCCCGGCCCGGTGCTGCTGGTATGCGGTGCCATCCACGGTGACGAGATCAACGGTGTCGAGATCGTGCGGCGGCTGCTCAAGAGTTCCAGCCTTTCGCGGCTGCGCGGCACCCTGATCGCGGTGCCCATCGTCAACGTCTTCGGCTTCGTGCAGCACACTCGCTATCTGCCGGACCGCCGTGACCTCAATCGCTGCTTCCCGGGCAGCGAGAGCGGCTCGCTGGGCTCGCGGGTGGCGGCGCTGTTCCGTGAGCAGATCGCCGATCAGGCCACCCACATCATCGACCTGCACACCGGTGCGATTCACCGCACCAACCTGCCGCAGATTCGCGCCACCATGAGCGGCAGCGATGCCACGCGTCAGATGGCGGATGCCTTCGGTGCGCCGGTGCTGCTGAATGCCGAGCTGCGCGAGGGCAGTCTGCGCGCCTATGCCAGCGAGCGCGGCGTACCGGTCATCACCTATGAGGCCGGTGAGGCGCTGCGCTTCGATGAGTGGGCGATTCGCCCGGGCGTCAGCGGCGTGAAGCGCGTGATGCGCGCCATCGGCATGCTGGCCAAGGACCGCGACCGCAAGCCCAGCTCACGCGCGGTGGAGATGTCCAACGGCTCCAGCTGGGCGCGTGCCTCCATCGATGGCATCGTCCAGAGCCGTGTCGGCCTGGGCGACCGTGTCGAGAAGCATCAGGTGCTGGGCATCGTCGCCGACCCCTTCGGCAACAGCGAAAGCGAGGTGCTGTCGCCCGCGGATGGCATCATCATCGGCATGGCCAATCTGCCGCTGGCCAACGAGGGCGAGGCGCTCTATCACGTGGCGCGCTTCCATGCGATCGACGATGCCGAGAGCGCCGTCGACAACTTCCAGCAGCTGTTCGTGCCGGATTCCATCTAG
- the adhP gene encoding alcohol dehydrogenase AdhP: MDNSMKAAVVREFGAPLVIEEVTVPRPGRGEILVEVAASGVCHTDLHAAHGDWPVKPNPPFIPGHEGVGTIAAVGEGVTHVKEGDRVGVPWLYSACGHCEHCLGGWETLCESQQNTGYSVNGGFAQFTLADAGYVGRLPDSVGFVEIAPVLCAGVTVYKGLKMTDTRPGQWVVISGIGGLGHMAVQYARAMGLNVAAVDVDDAKLELARRLGATVTVNAMKEDPAAVIKREIGGAHGALVTAVSPKAFDQAQNMLRRGGTLVLNGLPPGDFPLPIFSTVLNGITVRGSIVGTRQDLQEALDFAAEGKVAATVQTGRLEDINDIFGRMIDGKIEGRIVLDMKA; the protein is encoded by the coding sequence ATGGATAACAGCATGAAAGCCGCCGTGGTACGTGAATTCGGTGCACCGCTGGTGATCGAGGAAGTCACGGTGCCGCGCCCGGGGCGTGGCGAGATTCTGGTCGAGGTCGCCGCCTCCGGGGTCTGTCATACCGACCTGCACGCCGCGCATGGCGACTGGCCGGTGAAACCCAACCCGCCGTTCATTCCCGGCCATGAGGGCGTCGGTACCATCGCGGCGGTGGGCGAGGGTGTGACTCACGTCAAGGAAGGCGACCGGGTCGGGGTGCCCTGGCTCTACTCGGCCTGCGGCCACTGCGAGCATTGCCTGGGGGGGTGGGAGACGCTGTGCGAGAGCCAGCAGAATACCGGCTACTCGGTGAATGGCGGCTTTGCCCAGTTCACGCTGGCGGACGCCGGCTACGTCGGGCGTCTGCCGGACAGCGTGGGCTTCGTGGAGATCGCGCCGGTGCTGTGTGCCGGGGTCACGGTCTACAAGGGGCTCAAGATGACCGACACCCGTCCCGGACAGTGGGTGGTGATCTCGGGCATCGGCGGCCTGGGCCACATGGCGGTGCAGTATGCGCGCGCCATGGGCCTGAACGTGGCGGCGGTGGATGTGGATGATGCCAAGCTGGAACTGGCCCGCCGTCTGGGCGCGACCGTGACCGTCAATGCCATGAAGGAAGATCCGGCAGCCGTCATCAAGCGCGAGATCGGCGGCGCGCACGGCGCGCTGGTGACGGCGGTATCACCGAAGGCCTTCGATCAGGCCCAGAACATGCTGCGCCGTGGCGGTACCCTGGTGCTCAACGGCCTGCCACCGGGTGACTTCCCGCTGCCGATCTTCTCCACCGTGCTCAATGGCATCACGGTACGTGGCTCCATCGTCGGCACGCGTCAGGACCTGCAGGAGGCGCTGGACTTCGCCGCGGAAGGCAAGGTCGCCGCCACCGTGCAGACCGGCAGGCTCGAGGACATCAACGACATCTTCGGACGCATGATCGACGGCAAGATCGAGGGGCGCATCGTGCTCGACATGAAGGCCTGA
- a CDS encoding peptide MFS transporter — translation MSTHSPTGANSRELFGHPAGLYLLFSTELWERFSYYAMRALLVLYLTDAVTSGGLGWNQGDALQLYGIFTGLVYITPMFGGALADNWLGARRAILIGGLIMAAGQFVLAVPPAMSGLNPEMLLYIGLGLLIVGNGLFKPNISTMVGDLYQQGDHRRDGAFTIFYMGINIGALLSGIVAGSMAEGYGWNAGFLVAGIGMLLAVAIQLIFAPRHLGDLGVEPSARREARLSKSSNRKTPLSREERDRIKVIMVLGLFTILFWAGFEQGGGLMALYAQDYTDRMLMGFEVPAAWFQSLNPLFIILLSPLLAGLWTRMDNREPSSPVKFAFGLIALGIGFVCMIGAVLEQKAAGSASMIWLVGAFFFHTLGELCLSPVGLSMVTKLSPVRMGALMMGAWFAFVALANYLAGMIGSLVGEAGAMSVFGGIAITGVLGGLLLLVFAGKLVDWMHGAEARHDGPLETQTSHG, via the coding sequence ATGTCCACACACTCCCCTACCGGAGCCAACAGCCGTGAGCTGTTCGGGCATCCGGCCGGACTCTATCTGCTGTTCTCCACGGAACTGTGGGAACGCTTCTCCTATTACGCCATGCGCGCCCTGCTGGTGCTCTATCTCACCGATGCCGTCACCAGTGGCGGTCTGGGCTGGAATCAGGGCGATGCCCTGCAGCTGTACGGCATCTTCACGGGGCTGGTGTACATCACGCCGATGTTCGGCGGAGCGCTGGCCGACAACTGGCTGGGTGCCCGCCGTGCGATCCTGATCGGGGGGCTGATCATGGCGGCCGGGCAATTCGTGCTCGCCGTGCCGCCGGCCATGAGCGGCCTCAACCCCGAGATGCTGCTGTATATCGGCCTCGGCCTGCTGATCGTCGGCAACGGCCTGTTCAAGCCCAACATCTCCACGATGGTCGGTGACCTCTATCAACAGGGCGATCACCGCCGCGATGGCGCCTTCACCATCTTCTACATGGGCATCAACATCGGTGCGCTGCTGTCAGGCATCGTCGCGGGCTCCATGGCCGAAGGCTATGGCTGGAACGCCGGCTTCCTGGTCGCCGGTATCGGCATGCTGCTGGCGGTCGCCATCCAGCTGATCTTCGCGCCGCGCCATCTGGGTGACCTGGGGGTCGAACCCAGTGCCCGCCGTGAGGCACGCCTGAGCAAGAGCAGCAACCGCAAGACACCGCTGAGCCGCGAAGAGCGTGACCGCATCAAGGTCATCATGGTGCTTGGGCTGTTCACCATCCTGTTCTGGGCCGGTTTCGAGCAGGGCGGCGGCCTGATGGCGCTGTATGCGCAGGACTATACCGACCGCATGCTGATGGGCTTTGAAGTGCCGGCGGCCTGGTTCCAGTCGCTCAATCCGCTGTTCATCATCCTGCTCTCGCCGCTGCTGGCGGGTCTGTGGACACGCATGGACAACCGCGAGCCCAGCTCGCCGGTCAAGTTCGCCTTCGGCCTGATCGCCCTCGGCATCGGCTTCGTGTGCATGATCGGCGCGGTGCTGGAGCAGAAAGCCGCAGGCAGTGCCTCGATGATCTGGCTGGTCGGCGCCTTCTTCTTCCATACCCTCGGCGAGCTGTGCCTGTCGCCGGTGGGGCTGTCGATGGTCACCAAGCTGTCACCGGTGCGCATGGGCGCGCTGATGATGGGCGCCTGGTTCGCCTTCGTGGCGCTGGCCAACTACCTGGCCGGGATGATCGGCTCGCTGGTCGGCGAAGCCGGTGCCATGAGCGTGTTCGGCGGCATCGCCATCACCGGCGTGCTCGGCGGCCTGCTGTTGCTGGTGTTCGCCGGCAAGCTGGTGGACTGGATGCACGGCGCGGAAGCGCGCCATGACGGCCCGCTCGAGACCCAGACCAGCCATGGCTGA
- a CDS encoding Nramp family divalent metal transporter — protein sequence MSDKSVRHAASMSLGSEGEASSAGGVRTASPIQLAGRLRRVLPFLGPAMIAAVAYIDPGNFATNIEAGSRYGYALLWVVLWANLMAMLIQTLSARLGLATGKNLAEVIRERFPRPVVWAFWVQAEIVAIATDLAEFLGAALAFNLLFGLSMLEGALLTGAITYAVLVMQRFGFRMMEMIIGAMILAVSAGFLLEIVLSRPPVEPIIYGLLTPNFPDSHAIFLAAGILGATVMPHVIYLHSALSQNRIRVRDSGQRRRVMGYYRLDVIIGMALAGLINMAMLVLAAKVFHGNGETGVASITESYKLLSPLMGQDAASLIFGFTLLLAGLSSSIVGTLSGQVVMQGFVNFRIPMWLRRVITMAPAIAIILMELPEQQVLVASQVVLSFGIPFALVPLLMFTANRRLMGDLVNRHWVTAIGMLVAAIIILLNGYVLVGELM from the coding sequence TAAATCCGTACGTCATGCCGCCAGCATGTCGCTTGGCAGTGAAGGCGAAGCCTCCTCTGCCGGTGGTGTGCGCACCGCATCCCCCATTCAGCTTGCAGGCCGCCTGCGTCGTGTCCTGCCTTTCCTGGGCCCGGCGATGATCGCCGCCGTCGCCTATATCGATCCCGGCAACTTCGCGACCAACATCGAGGCCGGCTCCCGTTATGGCTACGCCCTGTTGTGGGTGGTGCTGTGGGCCAATCTGATGGCGATGCTGATCCAGACCCTGTCCGCGCGGCTGGGGCTGGCCACCGGCAAGAATCTGGCCGAGGTCATCCGTGAGCGCTTCCCGCGTCCGGTGGTGTGGGCCTTCTGGGTGCAGGCGGAGATCGTCGCCATCGCCACCGATCTGGCCGAATTCCTCGGCGCGGCGCTGGCCTTCAATCTGCTGTTCGGGCTCAGCATGCTGGAAGGGGCGCTGCTGACTGGCGCCATCACCTATGCCGTGCTGGTGATGCAGCGCTTCGGCTTCCGCATGATGGAGATGATCATCGGCGCGATGATCCTGGCGGTCTCGGCCGGCTTCCTGCTCGAGATCGTGCTCAGCCGTCCGCCGGTGGAACCGATCATCTATGGCCTGTTGACGCCGAACTTCCCCGATAGCCATGCCATCTTCCTGGCGGCCGGTATCCTCGGTGCCACCGTGATGCCCCACGTCATCTACCTGCATTCCGCGCTGTCCCAGAATCGCATCCGGGTGCGTGACAGCGGTCAGCGCCGTCGCGTGATGGGCTACTACCGGCTGGATGTCATCATCGGCATGGCGCTGGCCGGCTTGATCAACATGGCGATGCTGGTGCTGGCCGCCAAGGTCTTCCACGGCAACGGCGAGACCGGCGTGGCCTCCATCACCGAGAGCTACAAGCTGCTGTCACCGCTGATGGGTCAGGATGCGGCGAGCCTTATCTTCGGCTTCACGCTGCTGCTGGCAGGGCTGTCCTCCTCCATCGTCGGCACCCTGTCCGGTCAGGTGGTGATGCAGGGCTTCGTCAATTTCCGCATTCCGATGTGGCTGCGTCGCGTGATCACCATGGCACCGGCCATCGCCATCATCCTGATGGAGCTGCCGGAGCAGCAGGTGCTGGTGGCAAGTCAGGTGGTACTGAGCTTCGGGATTCCCTTCGCGCTGGTGCCGCTTCTGATGTTCACCGCCAATCGCCGCCTGATGGGCGATCTGGTCAATCGTCACTGGGTGACGGCCATCGGCATGCTGGTGGCAGCGATCATCATCCTGCTCAATGGCTATGTGCTGGTCGGGGAGCTGATGTAG
- the dusA gene encoding tRNA dihydrouridine(20/20a) synthase DusA, protein MTPIDRTFSVAPMMEWTTRDYRAFARVLSRRTLLYTEMVTTGALLFNPDRERFLGHDETEHPLALQLGGSDPQALAECAAIAESWGYDEVNLNVGCPSDRVQNNMIGACLMGHPELVAKCVAAMQAQVKIPVTVKCRIGIDDQDEDADLERFITTVADAGCDTFSVHARKAWLQGLSPKENRDVPPLNYGRVHRLKQAHPSLHIGINGGLKLMDELHEQLEHVDSVMVGREAYHNPWLLATVDSELYGEAENPHTSRHDALRAFRPYIEKRLAEGVRLNHISRHLLGLFQGQPGGRQFRRHVSENAHKPGAGIEVIDDAMARVPEHRPEAQVEQA, encoded by the coding sequence ATGACACCGATTGACCGCACCTTTTCCGTTGCGCCGATGATGGAATGGACGACCCGTGACTACCGCGCCTTCGCGCGCGTGTTGAGCCGTCGTACGCTGCTGTACACGGAGATGGTGACCACCGGGGCATTGCTGTTCAATCCGGACCGCGAGCGCTTCCTCGGCCACGACGAGACGGAGCATCCGCTGGCATTGCAGCTGGGTGGCAGCGACCCGCAGGCGCTGGCCGAGTGTGCGGCGATCGCCGAGAGCTGGGGCTATGACGAGGTGAACCTGAATGTCGGCTGCCCGAGCGATCGCGTGCAGAACAACATGATCGGTGCCTGTCTGATGGGCCATCCGGAGCTGGTGGCCAAGTGCGTGGCGGCGATGCAGGCGCAGGTGAAGATTCCGGTGACGGTGAAGTGCCGCATCGGGATCGATGATCAGGATGAGGACGCCGATCTCGAGCGCTTCATCACCACCGTGGCCGATGCTGGCTGCGACACCTTCAGCGTGCATGCGCGCAAGGCATGGCTGCAGGGCCTGTCGCCGAAGGAGAACCGCGATGTGCCGCCGCTGAACTACGGCCGCGTGCACCGTCTCAAGCAGGCGCACCCATCCTTGCATATCGGCATCAACGGCGGTCTCAAGCTGATGGATGAGCTGCACGAGCAGCTGGAGCATGTCGACAGCGTGATGGTCGGCCGTGAGGCGTATCACAACCCCTGGTTGCTGGCGACGGTGGACAGCGAGCTGTACGGCGAGGCCGAGAATCCACACACCAGCCGCCATGATGCGCTGCGTGCCTTCCGCCCCTACATCGAGAAGCGTCTCGCCGAGGGCGTGCGCCTCAACCACATCAGCCGCCATCTGCTGGGGCTGTTCCAGGGGCAGCCGGGCGGCCGCCAGTTCCGCCGTCATGTCTCCGAGAACGCCCACAAGCCTGGCGCTGGCATCGAGGTGATCGATGACGCCATGGCGCGCGTGCCGGAGCACCGGCCCGAGGCACAGGTCGAACAGGCCTGA
- the exaC gene encoding acetaldehyde dehydrogenase ExaC: MIYASPGSADALVTFKDIYGNYIGGRFVEPVKGEYFDNVSPVTGEVFCRIPRSSAEDIDLALDAAHKAAPAWGKTSVQERSNILLRIADRIEQNLEMLAVAETWDNGKAVRETLNADIPLAADHFRYFAGCLRSQEGTAADIDANTVSYHFHEPLGVVGQIIPWNFPILMAAWKLGPALAAGNCVVLKPAEQTPASILVLAELINDLLPAGVLNIVNGYGAEAGQALATSKRIAKIAFTGSTPVGSHILKCAADSIIPSTVELGGKSPNIYFADIMNAEPEFIDKAAEGLVLAFFNQGEVCTCPSRALIQESIYDDFMARVMERVKTIKRGNPLDTDVQVGAQASREQFDKIMSYMDVAREEGAEVLTGGSSEQLENELANGYYIQPTLLKGNNAMRVFQEEIFGPVVAVTTFRDEAEALAIANDTEFGLGAGVWSRDMNVAFRMGRGIQAGRVWTNCYHQYPAHAAFGGYKKSGVGRETHKMALEHYQQTKNLLVSYDINPLGFF, encoded by the coding sequence ATGATCTACGCCTCTCCGGGCAGCGCCGATGCGCTGGTCACGTTCAAGGACATCTACGGCAACTATATCGGCGGGCGTTTCGTCGAGCCGGTGAAGGGGGAATATTTCGACAATGTCAGCCCGGTGACGGGCGAGGTGTTCTGCCGTATCCCGCGCTCGAGTGCGGAAGATATCGACCTTGCGCTGGACGCCGCCCACAAGGCAGCCCCCGCCTGGGGCAAGACCTCGGTGCAGGAGCGTTCCAATATCCTGCTCAGGATCGCGGATCGCATCGAGCAGAACCTCGAGATGCTGGCGGTCGCGGAGACCTGGGATAACGGCAAGGCGGTGCGCGAGACGCTGAACGCCGATATCCCGCTGGCGGCGGATCACTTCCGCTACTTCGCCGGTTGCCTGCGCTCCCAGGAAGGCACCGCGGCGGACATCGATGCCAATACCGTCTCCTATCACTTTCATGAGCCATTGGGCGTGGTGGGACAGATCATCCCGTGGAACTTCCCGATCCTGATGGCGGCCTGGAAGCTGGGCCCGGCGCTGGCGGCGGGCAACTGCGTGGTGCTCAAGCCGGCGGAGCAGACCCCGGCCTCGATCCTGGTGCTGGCGGAGCTGATCAATGACCTGCTGCCGGCGGGCGTGCTCAATATCGTCAACGGCTACGGGGCCGAGGCCGGCCAGGCGCTGGCCACCAGCAAGCGCATCGCCAAGATCGCCTTCACCGGCTCCACTCCCGTGGGCTCGCACATTCTCAAGTGCGCCGCCGACAGCATCATCCCCTCCACGGTGGAGCTGGGCGGCAAGTCGCCCAACATCTACTTCGCCGACATCATGAATGCCGAACCCGAGTTCATCGACAAGGCCGCCGAAGGCCTGGTGCTGGCGTTCTTCAATCAGGGCGAGGTGTGCACCTGCCCATCGCGCGCCCTGATCCAGGAAAGCATCTACGACGACTTCATGGCCCGGGTGATGGAGCGCGTGAAGACCATCAAGCGCGGCAACCCGCTGGACACCGACGTACAGGTCGGCGCCCAGGCCTCCCGCGAGCAGTTCGACAAGATCATGTCCTACATGGATGTCGCCCGCGAGGAAGGCGCCGAGGTGCTCACCGGCGGCAGCAGCGAGCAGCTGGAGAACGAGCTGGCCAACGGCTATTACATCCAGCCGACTTTGCTCAAGGGCAACAACGCCATGCGCGTCTTCCAGGAGGAAATCTTCGGGCCGGTGGTCGCCGTCACCACCTTCCGTGACGAGGCCGAGGCGCTGGCCATCGCCAATGACACCGAATTCGGTCTCGGCGCCGGGGTGTGGAGCCGCGACATGAACGTCGCCTTCCGCATGGGCCGCGGCATCCAGGCCGGTCGCGTGTGGACCAACTGCTACCACCAGTATCCCGCCCATGCCGCCTTCGGTGGCTACAAGAAATCCGGTGTCGGTCGCGAGACCCACAAGATGGCACTGGAGCATTACCAGCAGACCAAGAACCTGCTGGTCAGCTACGACATCAATCCGCTCGGCTTCTTCTAG